Proteins found in one Physeter macrocephalus isolate SW-GA chromosome 17, ASM283717v5, whole genome shotgun sequence genomic segment:
- the LOC114484116 gene encoding retinol dehydrogenase 13-like: MVLERYSAKNPGNAQGLPWRGHVWGRQVAKSSRLHRGGGAPGTDFWAPSFTFSSDWLGGHFLLTNLLLDKLKASAPSRIINLSSLAHVAGHIDFEDLNWEKRKYDTKAAYCQSKLAVVLFTKELSRRLQGTGVTVNALHPGVARTELGRHTGMHSSAFSSFTLGPIFWLLVKSPQLAAQPSTYLAVAEELEGVSGKYFEGLKEKAPAPEAEDEEVAQRLWAESARLVGLEMSYGSSERGQPLPK, translated from the exons ATGGTATTGGAACGGTACTCAGCCAAGAACCCTGGAAATGCTCAGGGACTACCCTGGA gGGGCCACGTGTGGGGACGCCAGGTGGCGAAGTCTAGCCGTCTCCACAGGGGTGGGGGAGCCCCTGGGACAGATTTCTGGGCACCTTCGTTTACCTTCAGCAGTGACTGGCTGGGTG GTCACTTCCTTTTGACGAACTTGCTGCTGGACAAGCTGAAAGCCTCTGCTCCTTCACGCATCATCAACCTCTCGTCCTTGGCCCACGTTGCTGGGCACATAGACTTCGAGGACTTGAACTGGGAGAAGAGGAAGTATGACACTAAGGCAGCCTACTGCCAGAGCAAGCTGGCCGTTGTCCTCTTCACCAAGGAGCTGAGCCGGCGGCTGCAAG GCACGGGCGTGACTGTCAATGCCTTGCACCCCGGCGTGGCCAGGACAGAGCTAGGCAGACACACGGGCATGCACAGCTCTGCCTTCTCCAGCTTCACGCTCG GACCCATCTTCTGGCTGCTGGTCAAGAGCCCCCAGCTGGCGGCCCAGCCCAGCACCTACCTCGCCGTGGCGGAGGAGTTGGAGGGCGTTTCTGGAAAGTACTTTGAGGGACTCAAAGAGAAGGCTCCGGCCCCGGAAGCTGAGGATGAGGAGGTAGCCCAGAGGCTTTGGGCTGAAAGCGCCCGCCTTGTGGGCTTGGAAATGTCCTATGGATCCTCTGAGAGGGGACAGCCCCTCCCCAAGTAA